In Candidatus Babeliales bacterium, a genomic segment contains:
- a CDS encoding secretin N-terminal domain-containing protein translates to MKIINIVKQKLFFSFIILSICAGSLIHCQETADDIEEIATEQETPDVLFSYENEDLSNIINQLAALKNVNVIFPPGETLNTKVTLHIEKKIPLAQAWNLLDTLLDVAGFFIVPQGSIMRIVKSGEEISREPMPTYIGVNPDDLPNTDQPIRYLYYLANIKVSDQPENELNGILKDLLPKNTLIKADSVTNGLLLIAKANDIRSAMKIIMELDQVSFQEKVDIISLHHTSAYLVAELINKELIKSENANPYRLDTKKAKEIPYFSGFTKIVPVTLNNLNKLIILGRPQAVERLKDFIKKYIDVAPDTGESILHVYHLQYLDARDLAPVLQKIVQGGGGENGGPSQASAGEQKGGGVERFFDKVIVYTDSPIDLGKDEANTEIGQQRFISYGGNNLVIAARNDDWKQIKKLIEELDIPQKQVLIEVLIADLTVDDARLLGAMTRMPDKVPLPDDIEFQAAMLGQPIPSELPPVATTTIESDLLKNAYKASSALENPSPGTNNLADFAAAGTTLLSLNDNNGSTWSIWELLQLFSNSKILSHPHVMTRHNKEAIVSIGQTRWLKDKVKDVASNYYGGATTIKFEPISADLRVKITPRISTANTVNLQVFIDINEWQDGPNNVKNIRKLETNANVKSGGIFALGGLIRTTTTSTIAETPILGKIPIIGWFFKRKSNNIRKNNLTVFISPTIVEPRLRAGINEYTQDYIDIAKDYSRGDLFDSLKDPITRWFFKDPIPTAEILDKFSEKDENLAARKNTIQDKDLKKSENPDFDTIDSSDPITRKAGISIAENKIEQLPDLKNIVKDDPNPFLSS, encoded by the coding sequence ATGAAAATAATAAATATTGTGAAACAAAAACTCTTTTTTTCTTTTATCATCCTTAGCATTTGTGCGGGCTCACTAATTCATTGCCAAGAGACAGCAGATGACATTGAGGAAATTGCAACAGAACAAGAAACTCCCGATGTACTTTTTAGTTACGAAAATGAAGACCTTTCCAATATTATTAATCAATTAGCTGCTTTAAAAAACGTCAATGTTATTTTTCCACCAGGGGAAACTCTAAACACAAAAGTAACACTTCACATAGAGAAAAAAATCCCTCTGGCTCAAGCTTGGAACCTTCTTGATACGTTACTAGATGTTGCCGGATTTTTCATAGTTCCACAAGGCTCTATCATGAGAATTGTCAAAAGTGGAGAAGAAATATCGCGCGAACCAATGCCAACCTATATAGGCGTTAATCCCGATGATTTACCAAATACTGATCAACCAATTCGTTATCTTTATTATCTTGCAAACATAAAGGTTTCTGATCAACCAGAAAATGAGTTAAACGGTATATTAAAAGATCTTTTACCTAAAAATACTTTGATAAAAGCAGACTCTGTCACTAACGGATTGTTATTAATAGCAAAAGCGAATGACATTCGCTCTGCTATGAAAATTATTATGGAACTTGATCAAGTGAGCTTTCAAGAAAAAGTTGATATCATCTCCCTTCATCACACCTCTGCATATTTGGTAGCAGAATTGATCAATAAAGAATTAATCAAATCAGAAAACGCCAATCCTTATAGACTTGATACAAAAAAAGCAAAAGAAATACCATATTTTTCTGGATTTACCAAAATAGTTCCAGTCACTTTGAATAATTTGAATAAACTTATCATACTTGGTCGGCCTCAAGCAGTTGAACGCTTAAAAGATTTTATCAAAAAATATATAGATGTTGCTCCTGATACAGGCGAATCAATATTACATGTCTACCATTTACAATATCTTGATGCACGCGATCTTGCTCCCGTATTGCAAAAAATAGTACAAGGCGGAGGAGGAGAGAATGGTGGACCAAGCCAAGCAAGCGCAGGAGAGCAAAAAGGCGGTGGTGTTGAACGCTTTTTTGATAAAGTAATTGTTTACACTGATAGCCCAATAGATCTGGGCAAAGATGAAGCCAATACTGAAATTGGACAACAACGTTTTATCTCTTACGGAGGTAATAATTTGGTTATTGCTGCTCGTAATGATGATTGGAAACAAATAAAAAAGCTTATTGAAGAATTAGATATTCCACAAAAACAGGTTCTTATTGAAGTACTCATAGCAGACTTAACTGTCGATGATGCACGCTTATTAGGAGCGATGACTCGTATGCCTGATAAAGTGCCTCTGCCTGACGATATAGAATTTCAGGCAGCAATGCTTGGTCAGCCAATTCCAAGCGAACTTCCTCCAGTAGCAACCACCACTATTGAATCTGATCTTCTCAAAAATGCCTATAAAGCTAGTAGTGCTCTTGAAAATCCTTCTCCTGGTACAAACAATCTTGCAGACTTTGCTGCTGCTGGGACCACCCTACTTTCATTAAATGATAATAATGGAAGCACCTGGAGCATTTGGGAATTACTACAATTATTCTCTAACTCAAAAATACTTTCTCATCCCCATGTTATGACACGACATAACAAAGAAGCGATTGTTTCTATTGGCCAAACACGCTGGCTCAAGGACAAAGTAAAAGATGTTGCAAGCAATTATTATGGTGGTGCAACAACAATTAAGTTTGAACCTATTTCCGCTGATCTTAGAGTTAAAATTACCCCCCGCATTAGCACAGCAAATACAGTTAACTTGCAAGTTTTTATTGATATAAATGAATGGCAAGATGGTCCTAATAACGTTAAGAACATTCGAAAACTTGAGACAAATGCTAATGTAAAGAGTGGTGGTATTTTTGCTCTGGGTGGGCTAATAAGAACAACCACCACTAGCACTATTGCAGAAACACCAATACTAGGAAAAATTCCAATAATTGGGTGGTTCTTCAAACGAAAAAGTAACAATATAAGAAAAAACAACCTTACTGTTTTTATTTCACCTACGATTGTTGAACCTCGCCTGCGGGCAGGAATTAATGAATACACGCAAGACTACATTGATATTGCAAAAGATTATTCACGGGGAGATTTGTTTGATTCTCTTAAAGATCCTATCACACGATGGTTCTTTAAAGATCCAATTCCTACAGCAGAAATTTTAGATAAATTTAGTGAAAAAGATGAAAATCTTGCTGCGCGAAAAAATACCATCCAAGATAAAGATTTAAAAAAATCAGAAAATCCTGATTTTGATACTATCGATAGCTCTGACCCAATAACACGAAAAGCGGGCATTTCTATTGCTGAAAATAAAATAGAACAATTGCCTGATTTGAAGAATATTGTTAAGGACGACCCTAATCCTTTTCTAAGCAGTTAG
- the pilM gene encoding pilus assembly protein PilM, producing MSALIKDIFLPEKIKSYYLFSKIVVGIEINKTHIIATKTRIKGTTSTIELIVEEKISEEVSEEDFDRTSPALTAIFSKIGNYDEIHTILPSSIVVFKELKLPFTSRDKISMIVGFEIEPLLPFSLRDAAVDFIITREIPEEKSSEILVTAVQKQQIIQHLALFEAVGIKPEVITVDMISVYGLYKHIDAYKQLQGGTVLINITAHSTAIALMINGQLKTIRTLPKGIVALTKQIAQELNKSPQETVEHLVRFGLETNEHSPAIEKMVADWWDSVHFTLNSFSTQLLNKQPMTKIIFLGNGSLIKGLVPFIGQKTGVSCELFNVEGMGNDPSCVINNSNLITPANIISASATLPLPTTVDYNLIQKEFITQDNSLLLKQLVVLVVLTIGLFAALITHYSLQTSKLQKEMAASEQEALSALTTTFKNLEDAKLLDEELIDDANKEVIEQQKRWFAFSNQSRASFLQYLLELSSKIDRKSIDLKIDQITIAEGILTLKAEVRDHDALKVLERELEQSKMLRPLESPETPQFTMKLTLATGSEEPL from the coding sequence ATGAGCGCGTTGATTAAAGATATTTTTTTACCAGAAAAAATAAAATCTTATTATCTTTTTTCAAAAATTGTTGTTGGTATTGAAATTAATAAAACACATATCATTGCGACAAAAACTCGTATCAAAGGCACCACGAGTACCATAGAATTGATTGTTGAAGAAAAAATATCAGAAGAAGTATCGGAAGAAGATTTCGATCGAACTTCGCCAGCGTTAACTGCAATTTTTTCCAAGATTGGTAACTATGACGAAATACATACGATATTGCCAAGCTCTATTGTTGTATTTAAAGAACTGAAACTTCCGTTTACCTCACGCGATAAAATTAGCATGATCGTAGGTTTTGAAATAGAGCCACTTTTACCATTTTCTCTCCGTGATGCTGCAGTTGATTTTATTATAACAAGAGAAATCCCTGAAGAAAAAAGCTCAGAAATTTTAGTTACTGCCGTTCAAAAACAACAGATAATTCAACACTTAGCTCTGTTTGAAGCTGTGGGAATAAAACCAGAAGTTATTACTGTTGATATGATTTCTGTCTACGGACTCTACAAACACATTGATGCTTATAAACAACTACAAGGCGGTACTGTACTGATTAATATTACTGCTCATTCAACAGCTATCGCTCTCATGATTAACGGACAACTGAAAACAATACGTACTCTACCAAAAGGCATTGTTGCACTTACTAAACAAATTGCTCAAGAGCTTAATAAGTCTCCACAAGAAACAGTAGAACATCTTGTGCGATTTGGACTGGAAACCAACGAACATTCGCCAGCCATAGAAAAAATGGTTGCAGATTGGTGGGATTCTGTTCACTTTACGCTGAACTCATTCAGCACACAATTATTAAATAAACAACCAATGACAAAAATTATTTTTCTTGGCAATGGATCGCTTATTAAAGGTCTTGTTCCATTTATTGGACAAAAGACAGGAGTCAGCTGCGAACTATTCAATGTTGAAGGAATGGGAAATGATCCATCGTGCGTCATTAATAATAGCAACCTCATTACACCCGCCAATATTATTAGTGCAAGCGCTACATTACCACTGCCTACAACCGTTGATTACAACCTCATTCAAAAGGAATTTATCACACAAGACAACTCATTGCTTCTGAAACAATTAGTTGTGCTTGTTGTTCTTACCATAGGATTATTTGCAGCACTCATAACTCATTATTCTCTACAAACAAGTAAACTTCAAAAAGAAATGGCTGCATCTGAGCAAGAAGCACTCTCTGCTCTTACAACAACATTCAAAAATTTAGAAGATGCAAAACTATTGGATGAAGAACTTATTGACGACGCTAATAAAGAGGTAATAGAACAACAAAAAAGATGGTTTGCCTTCTCAAATCAATCTCGTGCATCATTTTTACAATACCTTCTTGAATTATCTTCAAAAATTGACAGAAAAAGCATCGACCTTAAAATCGATCAAATTACTATAGCAGAAGGAATCTTAACTCTTAAGGCTGAAGTAAGAGATCACGATGCACTTAAAGTTCTTGAACGCGAACTAGAACAATCAAAAATGCTTCGCCCACTTGAATCGCCAGAAACGCCACAATTTACTATGAAACTAACATTAGCTACCGGTAGCGAGGAACCTTTATGA
- a CDS encoding secretin N-terminal domain-containing protein, with the protein MNKFRVHFCFVFILATVMSITETGSRKRYRKKKSTDKSVNTHMNIDAYVSQTAPTKAQTVTSTSTSFAQRPNAAANATGAPQLQNKLQQPIVQYDDPFVSPKSPATVDKATQPVEMPLTVSEDEEDSIELNFENADLQNFVKQIEDIFEVTFISDDALSPLPQGKKAIKNNKISFKTNIPLSKKESWNLFVTFLDIAGFAITPQADPKIFRITTIDAARKSPLPTFIGVDYKTLPDTDELIRYVYFLENASVDTIMEIVGPLRSSSSQGLIALREHKGFILTDKAYNIKMLMAIVRELDKVSVPESMSILKLRNADADAVQKLYQELLPKEETTSRFFTKKQPTSLFFPENTRIIADPRTNTLILLGPQTAIKKIEHFIVKYIDVELDQSYSPLYTYQLKYADAETIVDIMSKVTAFGAGTAAGTFGGVRGVDQYMRPMAFIAEKETNRIIIKGHYDDYIKAEKIIKQLDAKQPQAAIEVLIASVDLNDTKNLGAQIRSKEPGPNGLLGNNIKFQTSGMFGDSPVVTRPGNAVTGAERLLGNLVNLVIGAVPGTTFLTLGKDAFGVWGAFQALQTITDAEVVSNPFILATNNAKATVSIGEQRRIITSEIVATDTRQNAFDANNALLEVTITPQINSDGMIALTIKITINDFANPDNSATSASGANATQNTREIYTNAIVANKEVLALGGLIRNNIQNLETKVPILGDIPILGWFFKNKRKINIKQSLLVLISTSIIESNKGEEMKAFTSEHINDYQNTINYMESTAVNRDPIHRLFFQDKADRAKGSVEGLIFERQAKKEQATLIQQAEAAEIANKASSEKLKETSGQAHNSLIETMHNKKRTQLSLAQFLRDKETQT; encoded by the coding sequence ATGAATAAATTTAGAGTTCATTTCTGTTTTGTTTTTATTCTTGCAACCGTTATGAGTATAACAGAAACGGGAAGTAGAAAACGCTATCGCAAAAAAAAATCGACAGATAAAAGCGTTAATACTCATATGAATATTGATGCATACGTAAGCCAAACTGCGCCAACTAAAGCACAAACTGTAACGAGCACCTCTACCAGTTTTGCTCAAAGGCCTAATGCCGCTGCAAACGCAACAGGTGCTCCGCAATTACAAAATAAATTACAACAACCTATTGTACAATATGATGATCCATTTGTGAGTCCAAAAAGTCCTGCTACTGTTGATAAAGCAACACAACCAGTAGAGATGCCTCTTACTGTTAGTGAAGATGAAGAAGATAGTATAGAGCTTAATTTTGAAAACGCAGATCTTCAAAATTTTGTTAAACAAATTGAAGATATCTTTGAAGTTACCTTTATTAGTGACGATGCTCTTTCACCACTTCCGCAGGGTAAAAAAGCAATAAAAAATAACAAGATATCATTCAAAACAAACATACCGCTTTCTAAAAAAGAATCGTGGAATCTTTTTGTTACGTTTCTTGATATAGCTGGATTTGCAATCACACCTCAAGCAGATCCAAAAATTTTTCGTATTACTACAATAGATGCTGCGAGAAAATCTCCGCTGCCAACGTTTATTGGTGTTGATTATAAAACATTGCCCGATACGGATGAATTAATTCGTTATGTTTATTTTTTAGAAAATGCATCAGTAGATACCATCATGGAAATTGTTGGACCATTGCGTAGCAGCAGCTCGCAAGGCCTTATCGCACTCAGAGAACATAAAGGCTTTATTCTCACCGATAAGGCATATAACATCAAAATGCTTATGGCTATTGTCAGAGAACTTGATAAAGTAAGCGTTCCAGAATCAATGTCCATTCTCAAACTACGCAATGCTGATGCAGATGCAGTACAAAAATTATATCAAGAACTTTTGCCTAAAGAAGAAACAACATCACGATTTTTTACAAAAAAGCAGCCGACATCTCTTTTCTTTCCCGAAAATACACGTATTATTGCTGACCCAAGAACAAATACTCTTATATTGCTCGGACCTCAAACCGCAATTAAAAAGATTGAACATTTCATTGTAAAATATATTGATGTTGAGCTTGATCAATCATATTCCCCTTTGTACACCTATCAACTTAAATATGCTGATGCTGAAACAATTGTTGACATTATGTCTAAAGTTACGGCTTTTGGCGCAGGAACAGCTGCAGGAACATTTGGTGGTGTACGTGGAGTAGATCAATACATGCGACCAATGGCATTTATTGCTGAAAAAGAAACAAATAGAATCATTATAAAAGGTCATTACGATGACTACATAAAAGCAGAAAAAATTATTAAACAGCTTGATGCAAAGCAACCGCAAGCAGCTATTGAGGTTTTAATCGCATCAGTAGATCTTAATGACACAAAAAATCTTGGAGCTCAAATAAGAAGCAAGGAACCTGGTCCTAATGGTCTTCTTGGCAACAATATTAAATTCCAAACATCAGGGATGTTTGGAGATTCTCCTGTCGTAACACGCCCTGGTAATGCTGTAACAGGAGCAGAAAGATTACTTGGCAACCTTGTCAATCTTGTTATCGGAGCTGTCCCTGGAACAACATTCCTTACTCTTGGCAAAGATGCTTTTGGTGTATGGGGAGCATTCCAGGCATTACAAACAATTACTGATGCAGAAGTTGTATCGAACCCATTTATACTTGCAACCAACAATGCAAAAGCAACCGTTTCAATTGGTGAGCAACGTCGTATTATTACGAGTGAAATTGTAGCAACAGATACCAGGCAGAATGCTTTTGATGCCAATAATGCGTTGCTTGAAGTTACCATTACTCCACAAATTAACTCTGATGGAATGATAGCACTTACTATAAAAATTACCATTAACGATTTTGCTAATCCAGATAATAGTGCAACTTCTGCATCAGGAGCAAACGCAACACAAAATACTCGCGAGATCTATACAAATGCTATTGTTGCCAACAAAGAAGTTCTCGCACTTGGTGGTTTAATTAGAAATAATATACAAAACCTAGAAACAAAGGTTCCTATACTTGGCGACATCCCAATCCTTGGTTGGTTCTTTAAAAATAAACGTAAAATAAATATCAAACAGAGCCTTCTCGTTCTTATCTCAACAAGCATCATTGAGTCAAATAAGGGAGAAGAAATGAAAGCGTTCACCAGTGAACATATTAATGACTACCAAAATACTATCAATTATATGGAATCCACCGCAGTTAATCGCGATCCTATTCATAGACTATTTTTCCAAGATAAAGCCGACAGAGCAAAAGGATCTGTAGAAGGACTTATTTTTGAACGCCAAGCAAAAAAAGAACAAGCTACACTCATCCAACAAGCAGAAGCTGCAGAAATAGCAAATAAAGCATCTTCTGAAAAATTGAAAGAAACAAGTGGACAAGCACACAATAGCCTTATAGAAACTATGCACAACAAAAAGCGCACACAATTATCTCTGGCACAATTCTTGCGTGACAAGGAGACACAAACATGA